In a genomic window of Suricata suricatta isolate VVHF042 chromosome 12, meerkat_22Aug2017_6uvM2_HiC, whole genome shotgun sequence:
- the NPBWR2 gene encoding LOW QUALITY PROTEIN: neuropeptides B/W receptor type 2 (The sequence of the model RefSeq protein was modified relative to this genomic sequence to represent the inferred CDS: inserted 2 bases in 2 codons; deleted 1 base in 1 codon; substituted 1 base at 1 genomic stop codon) — MQAAGLDPLESRGSPFQAAMDTNFSWDDSTRHNVTLPEPLPPLSVLLPAEYSVICAVGLAGNTAVICVILRVPKMKTVTNVFISNLAIADGLFTLVLPVSIMEHLLQRWHFRDLLCKLVLAIDHYSIFSGIYFLAXLSVDRYLGVLATTQSRQVSWRTLHKAKITSLCVWISAAFSFAGIYNNELQVASCGLSFPQPERVXFKASHIYMLVLGXVVPGGPLCVLDMDLLRRFQALQLHSRAKALGKAKRKVTNLVLAVLAVGLLCWTPFHLASAVAPTTDVPQTSLVIGISYIITSLTYASSWVNSFPYAFLDENFQNSLGNMFRGPGA, encoded by the exons ATGCAGGCTGCTGGGCTGGATCCCCTTGAAAGCAGAGGCTCCCCCTTCCAGGCTGCAATGGACACCAACTTCTCTTGGGATGACAGCACCAGGCACAATGTCACCCTCCCTGAGCCACTGCCAcccctctctgtcctcctgccAGCAGAGTACTCTGTGATCTGTGCCGTGGGGCTGGCAGGT AACACAGCTGTCATCTGTGTGATTCTGAGGGTGCCCAAGATGAAAACAGTGACCAATGTGTTCATCTCGAACCTGGCCATCGCTGATGGCCTCTTCACTCTGGTGCTGCCTGTCAGCATCATGGAGCACCTGCTGCAGCGCTGGCATTTCAGGGACCTGCTCTGCAAACTGGTGCTGGCCATCGACCACTACAGCATCTTCTCCGGCATCTACTTCCTGG ACCTGAGTGTGGATCGCTACCTGGGGGTGCTGGCCACCACACAGTCCCGCCAGGTGTCCTGGCGCACGCTCCACAAAGCGAAGATCACCAGCCTCTGTGTCTGGATCAGTGCCGCCTTCTCCTTTGCTGGCATCTACAACAATGAGCTGCAGGTTGCGAGTTGCGGGCTTAGCTTCCCACAGCCTGAGAGGGTCTGATTCAAGGCCAGCCATATCTACATGCTAGTCCTGG TTGTGGTGCCCGGGGGCCCCCTTTGTGTGCTCGACATGGACCTGTTACGTAGGTTCCAGGCCCTGCAACTCCACTCCAGAGCCAAAGCTCTGGGCAAGGCCAAGCGGAAGGTGACCAACCTGGTACTGGCTGTGCTGGCCGTGGGCCTGCTCTGCTGGACACCCTTCCACCTGGCCTCCGCTGTGGCCCCGACCACAGACGTGCCCCAGACATCACTGGTCATCGGTATCTCCTACATCATCACCAGTCTCACCTATGCCAGCTCCTGGGTCAACTCTTTCCCATATGCCTTCCTGGATGAGAACTTCCAAAACAGCCTCGGCAACATGTTCCGGGGCCCAGGGGCCTGA